A genomic region of Polynucleobacter necessarius contains the following coding sequences:
- a CDS encoding TonB-dependent receptor produces the protein MEVITREQIEELHATSIFEVMNTASGVVSTLGSRKGGFGGLLIRGDSNFRWIIDGAYLQPDTASRILAALPVFSIQEIKIVRGSSSLTLGPMVGSATASGAPVDGFVVVETKKPRKDEVQLRGSAGTYNSYQADVWAGKTMSDQDMKAYVAGLAFKNSTDGPNETVYNSLTYNAGSQTGGGLIKGGMQAYGLNIDVMGYVARGTSQIQNYNKSFSSTTAPGNWNANPSDNDLFILNATKNPGMRAIQP, from the coding sequence GTGGAGGTGATTACAAGGGAGCAAATTGAAGAGCTGCATGCTACAAGTATTTTCGAAGTGATGAATACGGCGTCAGGCGTTGTGAGTACCCTTGGTAGTAGAAAAGGTGGGTTTGGTGGTTTGTTGATTCGAGGAGATTCAAATTTCCGCTGGATTATTGATGGCGCCTATTTGCAGCCCGATACGGCCTCAAGAATCTTGGCGGCACTCCCAGTATTTTCGATACAAGAAATCAAAATTGTCCGCGGTTCAAGCTCATTAACACTGGGGCCGATGGTGGGTTCTGCAACTGCAAGCGGTGCGCCAGTAGACGGATTTGTAGTTGTTGAAACGAAAAAGCCCAGAAAAGACGAAGTTCAACTTAGAGGCTCGGCAGGGACTTACAACTCCTATCAAGCCGACGTTTGGGCCGGAAAAACAATGAGCGATCAAGATATGAAAGCTTACGTTGCCGGATTGGCCTTTAAAAATAGCACCGATGGACCAAATGAAACGGTTTATAACTCTCTGACATATAACGCTGGAAGTCAAACCGGTGGAGGGCTTATTAAAGGAGGTATGCAAGCTTACGGACTTAATATTGATGTGATGGGGTATGTAGCCCGCGGCACTTCGCAAATACAAAACTATAACAAGAGTTTTTCCTCAACAACAGCGCCGGGCAATTGGAATGCAAACCCTTCAGATAATGATTTATTTATCCTTAATGCAACAAAAAATCCTGGGATGAGAGCAATACAACCTTAG
- a CDS encoding DUF2946 domain-containing protein, giving the protein MNFRKNRLIHWIAALAIAMSALAPAVSQAVSLAKHHGQGFAMEICAADGTKLQINTQGEDQADLAEAQPCPYCIAHTAITPAFNTNLTFQAPQTLALLPQLFYQSPKPLAVWVTPPSAAPPTKA; this is encoded by the coding sequence ATGAATTTCCGCAAAAACCGCCTCATTCACTGGATTGCTGCTCTAGCAATCGCAATGAGTGCGCTTGCGCCAGCAGTTTCTCAGGCGGTATCGCTAGCGAAGCATCATGGTCAAGGATTTGCCATGGAAATTTGTGCAGCTGATGGCACCAAGTTACAGATCAATACTCAAGGTGAAGATCAAGCAGATCTCGCAGAAGCGCAGCCATGCCCGTATTGCATTGCTCACACAGCCATTACGCCAGCATTCAATACCAACCTCACATTCCAAGCGCCGCAAACACTTGCTTTGCTGCCGCAGCTTTTCTATCAATCACCCAAGCCTCTCGCTGTTTGGGTAACGCCCCCTTCAGCAGCACCTCCTACAAAAGCCTAA
- the acs gene encoding acetate--CoA ligase, protein MEPLKQENRVFHPPEDFVKGAAIPGMEAYNKLCAEAEKDYDGFWDRLAKENIYWKKPFTKVLDESKAPFYKWFEDGTTNASYNCLDRQVEAGLGDKTVIIFEADDGTVTKVTYKEMLERVCKMANALRKMGVKSGDSVIIYMAMTIEGIVAMQACARIGAIHSVVFGGFSAQALRDRIMDVGAVAVITADGQFRGGKALPLKAICDEAHSTGECPKVKHVIVSKRTGTDVAMQAGRDVWMQEIVANEATTCEPEWVSAEHPLFILYTSGSTGKPKGVQHSTGGYLLWAILTMKWTFDIKPNDVFWCTADIGWVTGHSYITYGPLAVGATEIVFEGVPTYPNAGRFWGMIQKHKASIFYTAPTAIRSLIKASSNDEAVHPKSYDLSSLRLLGSVGEPINPEAWMWYYENVGGSRCPIADTFWQTETGGHMISPLPGATPMIPGSCTLPLPGIQAAIVDEAGVDVPNGQGGILVVKRPWPSMIRTIWNDADRFVKSYFPEELGGTLYLAGDGAIRNKDTGYFTITGRIDDVLNVSGHRMGTMEIESCLVANPLVAEAAVVGRPDELTGEAICVFVVLKGGRPTGEEAKKVATELRNWVGKEIGPIAKPKDVRFGDNLPKTRSGKIMRRLLRVIAKGEEVTQDTSTLENPHILDQLKESL, encoded by the coding sequence ATGGAACCATTAAAACAAGAAAACCGCGTATTTCACCCACCAGAGGATTTTGTTAAGGGCGCGGCTATTCCAGGCATGGAGGCTTATAACAAGCTTTGCGCTGAAGCTGAGAAAGATTATGACGGCTTTTGGGATCGTCTCGCTAAAGAAAATATCTATTGGAAAAAGCCATTCACCAAGGTGTTGGATGAGTCCAAAGCGCCTTTTTACAAATGGTTTGAAGATGGCACAACAAATGCTTCTTATAACTGTTTAGATCGTCAAGTTGAAGCAGGCCTTGGCGACAAGACTGTCATCATTTTTGAAGCAGATGACGGCACGGTTACTAAAGTCACTTACAAAGAAATGCTCGAGCGCGTTTGCAAAATGGCAAATGCACTTCGCAAGATGGGTGTTAAGTCTGGTGACAGCGTCATCATTTACATGGCAATGACTATTGAGGGCATTGTTGCGATGCAAGCGTGTGCTCGTATCGGTGCAATTCACTCTGTTGTGTTTGGCGGCTTCTCTGCACAAGCATTGCGTGATCGCATTATGGACGTTGGCGCGGTTGCAGTGATTACTGCTGATGGCCAGTTCCGTGGCGGTAAAGCTCTGCCATTGAAGGCTATTTGCGATGAAGCGCATTCTACTGGAGAGTGCCCTAAGGTCAAGCATGTGATCGTAAGCAAGCGCACCGGCACAGACGTTGCGATGCAGGCTGGTCGCGATGTTTGGATGCAAGAAATCGTTGCTAATGAAGCAACTACTTGTGAGCCAGAGTGGGTAAGTGCAGAGCACCCATTGTTTATTCTTTACACATCTGGTTCGACTGGTAAGCCAAAGGGCGTACAGCATTCAACTGGCGGCTACCTCTTGTGGGCAATTCTCACAATGAAGTGGACTTTTGACATTAAGCCTAACGATGTGTTCTGGTGTACAGCTGACATCGGTTGGGTAACAGGTCACTCATACATTACTTATGGCCCACTCGCAGTAGGCGCTACTGAGATTGTGTTTGAAGGCGTTCCAACTTATCCAAATGCTGGCCGTTTCTGGGGGATGATCCAAAAACACAAGGCATCTATTTTCTATACAGCACCAACAGCGATTCGTTCATTGATCAAAGCATCAAGCAATGACGAAGCAGTACATCCAAAGAGCTATGACTTATCTTCATTGCGTCTCTTGGGTTCTGTAGGCGAGCCAATCAATCCTGAAGCATGGATGTGGTACTACGAAAACGTTGGCGGCTCACGTTGCCCAATCGCAGATACTTTCTGGCAAACCGAAACTGGCGGTCACATGATCTCCCCATTGCCAGGCGCAACACCAATGATTCCAGGTTCATGCACATTGCCATTGCCAGGTATTCAGGCAGCGATTGTTGACGAAGCTGGTGTAGATGTTCCAAACGGCCAGGGCGGCATCTTGGTTGTTAAGCGCCCATGGCCTTCAATGATTCGTACGATCTGGAATGATGCTGATCGTTTCGTGAAGTCTTATTTCCCAGAAGAGTTGGGCGGTACTTTGTATCTTGCAGGTGACGGCGCAATCCGTAACAAAGATACTGGCTACTTCACCATTACTGGTCGTATCGATGACGTGTTGAACGTTTCCGGTCACCGTATGGGAACAATGGAAATCGAATCTTGCTTAGTTGCTAACCCATTGGTTGCTGAGGCGGCAGTAGTTGGTCGTCCAGATGAGTTAACCGGTGAGGCAATTTGCGTATTCGTGGTTCTCAAAGGCGGCCGTCCAACTGGCGAAGAAGCGAAGAAGGTTGCTACTGAACTGCGTAACTGGGTTGGTAAAGAAATTGGCCCAATCGCTAAACCAAAAGACGTTCGTTTTGGCGATAACTTGCCTAAAACCCGTTCCGGCAAAATCATGCGCCGCTTATTGCGTGTGATCGCTAAAGGCGAAGAGGTTACTCAAGACACTTCAACTTTGGAAAACCCACACATCTTGGACCAGCTCAAAGAGTCTCTATAA
- a CDS encoding fumarate hydratase, with product MTNIKQNDLIQSVADAFQFISYYHPKDFITAMGKAYELEQGEAAKDAIAQILTNSRMCAEGHRPMCQDTGIAVVFLKVGMNVQWSDATMSVTEMVNEGVRRAYLNPDNMLRASVLSDPAGKRKNTGDNTPAVVHYEIVPGDDVEVICAAKGGGSENKAKMVMLNPSDSIVDWVLKTVPTMGAGWCPPGILGIGIGGTPEKAMLMAKESLMGPVDIQELIARGAKTRAEELRLELYEKVNKLGIGAQGLGGLATVLDIKIMEYPTHAASLPVAMIPNCAATRHVHFHLHGDGPAKLEKPSLSDWPDATWTPDTKKSKRVNLDTLTAAEVASWKPGETLLLNGKILTGRDAAHKRIQDMLAKGEELPVSFKDRVIYYVGPVDPAREEAVGPAGPTTATRMDKFTEMMLAKTGLISMIGKAERGPVAIEAIKKHKSAYLMAVGGAAYLVSKAIQTSKVVGFADLGMEAIYEFDVKDMPVTVAVNSEGISMHETGPKEWQAKIAGIPVKIA from the coding sequence ATGACAAATATCAAACAAAACGACCTCATTCAAAGCGTTGCGGATGCATTCCAGTTCATTTCCTACTACCACCCAAAGGACTTCATTACCGCCATGGGCAAGGCTTATGAGCTCGAACAAGGTGAAGCTGCCAAGGATGCGATCGCTCAAATTCTGACCAATAGCCGCATGTGCGCCGAAGGTCACCGCCCAATGTGTCAGGACACTGGTATTGCAGTGGTTTTCCTCAAAGTCGGTATGAACGTTCAGTGGTCTGATGCCACGATGAGCGTTACCGAGATGGTGAATGAGGGTGTGCGTCGCGCTTACCTCAACCCAGACAATATGCTGCGCGCTTCAGTATTGTCTGATCCTGCAGGCAAACGCAAAAACACAGGCGATAACACCCCTGCTGTCGTCCATTATGAAATCGTTCCTGGTGATGATGTTGAAGTCATTTGCGCTGCCAAAGGCGGCGGTTCAGAGAACAAGGCCAAGATGGTCATGCTCAACCCTTCCGACTCTATTGTGGATTGGGTTCTGAAAACTGTTCCAACCATGGGCGCTGGCTGGTGCCCTCCCGGCATCCTTGGCATTGGTATTGGCGGCACACCAGAAAAAGCCATGCTGATGGCTAAAGAATCTTTAATGGGTCCGGTCGACATTCAAGAGCTGATCGCTCGTGGCGCGAAGACTCGTGCTGAAGAGTTGCGCTTAGAGCTCTATGAGAAAGTAAACAAGCTGGGCATTGGTGCACAAGGCCTCGGTGGTTTAGCTACTGTTCTCGATATCAAGATCATGGAATACCCAACACATGCTGCTTCATTGCCAGTGGCGATGATTCCGAACTGTGCTGCCACCCGTCACGTGCACTTCCACTTACACGGCGATGGTCCTGCAAAATTAGAGAAGCCTTCCCTCTCTGATTGGCCAGATGCCACATGGACACCAGATACCAAGAAATCCAAACGCGTTAATTTAGATACCCTGACAGCAGCAGAAGTAGCCAGCTGGAAACCAGGTGAAACCTTATTGTTGAACGGCAAGATTTTGACTGGCCGTGATGCGGCACATAAGCGTATTCAAGACATGCTCGCCAAAGGCGAAGAATTGCCAGTGAGCTTTAAAGATCGTGTGATCTATTACGTTGGTCCAGTAGATCCAGCTCGTGAAGAAGCGGTTGGTCCTGCGGGCCCCACTACTGCAACACGCATGGATAAGTTCACCGAGATGATGCTTGCGAAGACCGGCTTGATCTCCATGATCGGCAAAGCAGAACGTGGTCCAGTTGCGATTGAAGCAATCAAGAAACATAAGTCTGCCTATTTGATGGCTGTTGGTGGCGCCGCTTACTTAGTGTCTAAGGCAATCCAGACCTCTAAAGTAGTTGGCTTTGCTGATTTAGGCATGGAAGCGATTTATGAATTCGATGTCAAAGACATGCCGGTAACAGTTGCCGTGAACTCAGAAGGTATCTCGATGCATGAGACTGGTCCTAAAGAGTGGCAAGCCAAAATTGCTGGTATTCCAGTAAAGATTGCTTAA
- the murI gene encoding glutamate racemase, producing the protein MALIGVFDSGVGGLSILDESLRQLPQHDYIYLADSANAPYGERSSDWIAQRSLALCQYLASQGCEAIVVACNTATTEAIKQIRADLSIPVIGVEPGIKPASMKTQNGIVGVLATEATLKSDKFNALLATLPGNCQFIKQSGAGLVPLIEAGKADSEETLELLAKHLEPIQDAGSDTLVLGCTHYPFLRKSIRKLLGDSIRLIDTSDAVVRQLKRQLESINQSVDANDKGSVTFVSSKDGAALLNMAQDLLTTDLNLHTLDTRALGAVLGDV; encoded by the coding sequence TTGGCTCTCATAGGAGTATTTGACTCTGGCGTAGGAGGCTTATCCATTTTGGATGAGTCTTTACGCCAGCTTCCGCAGCATGATTACATCTATCTAGCGGATTCTGCCAACGCACCCTATGGCGAGAGATCGAGTGATTGGATTGCGCAGCGCAGTCTTGCTTTATGCCAATACTTAGCGAGTCAGGGTTGTGAAGCCATCGTAGTCGCCTGCAATACGGCGACTACTGAAGCGATCAAACAGATTCGTGCTGATCTTTCTATTCCAGTCATCGGCGTAGAGCCGGGCATTAAACCTGCTTCCATGAAAACTCAAAATGGCATTGTGGGTGTCTTAGCCACTGAAGCTACTTTAAAGAGCGACAAGTTCAATGCGCTGTTGGCAACGCTGCCCGGCAATTGCCAGTTCATCAAGCAATCGGGTGCCGGCCTTGTTCCCTTGATTGAAGCAGGCAAGGCCGACAGTGAAGAAACATTAGAGTTATTGGCAAAACATTTAGAGCCGATTCAAGATGCGGGTTCAGATACTTTGGTGCTAGGCTGCACCCACTACCCCTTCTTGCGAAAATCCATTCGCAAATTATTGGGCGACTCCATTAGACTGATTGATACCAGTGATGCGGTAGTAAGGCAACTCAAAAGACAGCTGGAATCAATCAATCAGTCGGTTGATGCAAACGACAAGGGCTCGGTTACATTTGTCAGCAGCAAAGACGGCGCCGCACTTTTAAATATGGCACAAGATCTTTTAACTACCGATTTAAATCTGCATACACTAGATACAAGAGCATTGGGCGCTGTATTAGGTGACGTGTAA
- a CDS encoding energy transducer TonB produces the protein MSAFLDKISSHLPFNKTERIIIGIVILLHALPALDLLHWSAPPPKLDDTRVMANLVSPDTAGQKAAAPAPVPPPKPKQEPKKKPPEKTTEKPSPTQAQSNPTPQSQQQKSESQTQNASVAPATSGGASGTPIQTDIGKLVVVYQPDADAYYPSFSKKSGEQGTAIVRLIISETGEVEDVALLQSSTLPRLDRAASDIGKRYRFKPFLVNGSPQRISTNLLIKFNLKN, from the coding sequence ATGAGCGCTTTTTTAGACAAGATCTCTTCTCACCTGCCGTTTAATAAAACGGAACGCATCATCATTGGTATTGTTATCTTGCTGCATGCTTTACCCGCGCTAGATCTTTTGCATTGGAGCGCTCCGCCACCCAAACTAGACGATACGCGCGTCATGGCCAATTTAGTGAGCCCGGATACCGCAGGTCAAAAAGCGGCTGCTCCAGCTCCTGTTCCTCCCCCAAAGCCGAAGCAAGAGCCTAAGAAAAAGCCACCCGAGAAGACTACTGAAAAGCCTTCGCCTACCCAAGCTCAATCAAACCCAACCCCACAAAGTCAGCAGCAAAAAAGTGAGTCTCAGACTCAAAATGCATCTGTAGCGCCAGCAACCAGCGGCGGGGCTAGTGGCACACCCATTCAGACGGACATTGGTAAACTGGTTGTCGTATATCAGCCCGATGCGGATGCTTACTACCCTTCGTTCTCCAAGAAATCTGGCGAGCAAGGAACCGCTATTGTGCGTTTGATTATTTCTGAGACAGGTGAAGTAGAAGATGTTGCCTTATTGCAATCAAGCACCCTCCCCAGACTCGATCGCGCAGCCTCTGATATTGGCAAGCGTTACCGCTTTAAACCTTTTTTGGTGAATGGCTCACCTCAACGAATTTCCACCAATCTCTTAATTAAATTTAATCTTAAGAATTAA